The uncultured Mailhella sp. genome segment AGTCACGTTCGTGAAGGAAATGCCTCTTTTAATTTTGCCGATTTCCTTAGGTTCTTTCTTTTCAGGTAGATATACCGGACGCTCCAGCATTTCAAAGGCTCGTTCAATGGCAAGGAAGGACTGCTGTACGGAAATCGCCACATTGGAGATATTCTTCAGCGGAGTATACAGCATGAGGAGCGCGGTAAGGAAGGAGACGAAGTTGCCGGGAGTGATCTTTCCTTCCACAATGAGCCAGCTGCCGAAGGCGATAGCAAGACCGAGGCCAATGGACACGACAAAGTGCATAAAAGGTGAAAGCCACGCAGTACGGCGCGTTATGGCAATGCGAAAATCAAAGAGATTTTCCTGTATACGATTGAACTGAGCCTTCTGATTGTTCTGCAGATTATACGCGGCAATAGTGCGGTTGCCAGAAAACGTTTCGTTGTAGATGGTATTCACCTTGGCCATGCCCGCAGTATCTTTGGAGACCAGAGACTTGATAAGTTTTTTTACGCGGGTGAGCGGTGCCACCGCCACGACTAGGATAACGATGGCCAGGATAGAAAGCTGCCACGAATTATAGAGCAGCACGCCAATAAGAGCAACAGAGGAACAAATACGGGAGATGAAGCTTTTCAGGTTTCCCAGCAAGCCGGCACAGGCTTTTTCTGCATCATTATTGAAGCGGTACATTACTTCGCCGGAACTTGTTTTGTCAAAAAAACCGGGTTCCATCTGAAGGAGCTTATCATACAGGCGCTCTCTCAGAGACATCGTAAGCTTGCCGCCGACCCACGAGTTAAGGTAGACGCCTCCGAAGTTCAGCAGACCCTGCACCGTGGTAAAGCCGACGATAAGCAGAGGGATGTACCATGGCGCCTCCATATTTTTGCCTACCACAACGATATCTGTGTAAGGCTTGAGAAATAGAGCTATTGCGGCATCCAGAGCGCCAACAGGGACACAAATGAGAAGAGACAGCAACGCGATAGGCCAAATGGGCTTCACGAAGGGCCACATACGGCCGTAGTTCACGACGAACTGACTCTGCCTGATCTTCTCTTTGATATTTTTACTCATACATACTCCAAAACAGAAGAAGGCTTACTCCGGGTAAAGAATAGCCGACTTATCCAGGAAGTGCCTTCATGCCACGGTAGGCCATCCGTGGCCTATTCCACCGTCACACTCTTGGCGCGGTTTCAAGATGACTCCACATCCTTACCGAGATGGTCGACCACGCAGGAGATGCAAAGCTGAAACGCTGACAACGCAAAAAAGCCCACAGTCACTGGATTCGCTTCGGGCAGAACCATAACTCTTCCACAGGCAGTTCAAGGCCTTGCCGTCCTTCTCCTGCACCAGTGCGAACGTCGGGAACGAGGAATATCCATCAGCATGGATCTAGGTTCAGGACTCATTAAATATAAAAGATGACAATGGCAGCGAGACAAATGGCCGAAAAGAACGTGTGTGCACAACGGTCATAACGCATGGCTATTCTGCGCCAATCCTTGAGTCGGCCGAACATGATTTCTATCTTGTGCCGCTGCTTATAAACCTCCTTGTCATAGACCACCGGAGTTTTTCGGCTGTGTCTGCCAGGAATACACGGCGTGATTCCTTTACGGGACAAGGCATGACGAAACCAGTCGGCATCATAGCCTCTATCCGCCAGAAGCTCCCTGGCCTGCGGCAGAGTATCAAGCAGGACAGCAGCGCCTTTGTAGTCGCTCACCTGACCGCCGGACAGATGGAAGGCCAACGGTTGACCGAAGGCATTGCAGACAGCGTGGAGTTTTGAATTCAGGCCGCCTTTTGTGCGTCCGATACATCGGGAAAGGCCCCTTTTTTCAGCAAACTTGCTGCTGTCCTGTGTGCCTTGAGATGTGTGGTATCAATCATCAAGCGTGTTGTGGAGCCGTTTTGTTCAACAAGCTCCGCAAAAATCCTGTTAAAGACACCCAATCGGCTCCAGCGGATAAAACGATTGTAGAGAGTTTTGTATGGTCCATACTCGCGCGGGGCATCTTTCCATTGCAGGCCATGCTTGATGACATAGATAATGCCGCTGACGACACGCCTGTCATCGACTCTCGGAATGCCGTGGGAACGAGGAAAGTAGCGTTTGATACGAGCAATCTGTTCATGAGAAAGATAAAAAAGTTCCTTCATGGCATCCTCCCTATGCCGACAATAAGAACTTTTTACCCTTTTGGCAATTAATGAGTCCTGAGCCTAGCTGATTTCCTTGAGCTTCAGCGTACCCTCCAAGGCAAGATCACGAGGAATCCTTGCCGATGAGATGAGCGAGAATTCGGTATTTGTGTCAAAGGAGAAGAAGCGATCTTTGGCGATAAGCTCGTCTTTAATCTCCTGAAAGTTTTCAATAATACAGTTTGAATGATGGGTATCTGCCCGTCCTGCGAGAGGTGAGGATGGGTGTTGCGCTCCACAGACAGACCGCGAGTGACCCAGCGTGTGGCCAGATGCCCGCCCTGCCAGCATAGCGCCCGACGTCTGAAGCCTAGATTCCAGATTGGAGAACTTACCCGCTGACTTGGTTACTTTGATTCTGCTATTCTGAACAAGGCTACGCCGAAAGGGTCAGAGCCGCGACATTCTAATCTATGCAGACCCTCCACAAGGAGGGAGACAGTCGGGCGATGTCCGCTATATCCTATGATTCCGCATATGGGGACTCCGTATTAAAGCGAGCTAAAGAATCCAAGGTCGGGTGAACAAATAACGGATGTTTCTTTATCACCTCTATATGTACCAGACACAAAGGAAATATTGTTTTGTTCAAGAGTAGACATCATTTCCTTCAAAGTATTGAGCTCTCCAGAACGGTTTGTATCATCTAGCATAATAATAAAATTATCAGCGAGGCATTCTGGAATCATCTTCAAGACGTCAATTCGTGAATAGACTTTCATATCTCCGCCAAGAGGAGCATCAATGAATATGAAGTCAAACTTTTTCTTATCAAGTTTTTCAGACAATCCTACAAAGACACGAACTTCCTCTGCATCCTTATACGATTCCATAGATCGATCACACTTAAGAATATTGGTGCGCAATGAAAGTGAGAAATCATTTTTAAAGAAGTTGATCCAGTTTTCATCATGTTCTACTACTATATGCTCTACATCAGCATTCGCAGCAACGTACTGAGCAATCATGCGTGTACTCTGGCCGAGTCCAAGCTCAAGAATGCTTTTAGGCCGAGCTTCGTTCAGTACACGGAACATAATGTAAAGGGCTGGATAGCCTAGCGCCCAGCGTCCCGGAGCAAAGGTTGTATTTTTTAGCCATTCACTCTGGGAACTTACACTGTTGTATGTGAGGGCCCATACACATTCTGCGGCTGAACGGTGGGCAGCCTCCGTAATCTTTCTTATCTTCTTTATCTCCATGCTGTGC includes the following:
- a CDS encoding IS5 family transposase (programmed frameshift), which codes for MKELFYLSHEQIARIKRYFPRSHGIPRVDDRRVVSGIIYVIKHGLQWKDAPREYGPYKTLYNRFIRWSRLGVFNRIFAELVEQNGSTTRLMIDTTHLKAHRTAASLLKKGAFSRCIGRTKGGLNSKLHAVCNAFGQPLAFHLSGGQVSDYKGAAVLLDTLPQARELLADRGYDADWFRHALSRKGITPCIPGRHSRKTPVVYDKEVYKQRHKIEIMFGRLKDWRRIAMRYDRCAHTFFSAICLAAIVIFYI
- a CDS encoding ABC transporter transmembrane domain-containing protein yields the protein MSKNIKEKIRQSQFVVNYGRMWPFVKPIWPIALLSLLICVPVGALDAAIALFLKPYTDIVVVGKNMEAPWYIPLLIVGFTTVQGLLNFGGVYLNSWVGGKLTMSLRERLYDKLLQMEPGFFDKTSSGEVMYRFNNDAEKACAGLLGNLKSFISRICSSVALIGVLLYNSWQLSILAIVILVVAVAPLTRVKKLIKSLVSKDTAGMAKVNTIYNETFSGNRTIAAYNLQNNQKAQFNRIQENLFDFRIAITRRTAWLSPFMHFVVSIGLGLAIAFGSWLIVEGKITPGNFVSFLTALLMLYTPLKNISNVAISVQQSFLAIERAFEMLERPVYLPEKKEPKEIGKIKRGISFTNVTFAYKKGVNVLKGIDLDVKAGEMLALVGNSGGGKSTIVSLLPRFYDVTSGSISIDGVDIRDFSLYDLRQHIAMVFQDNFLFEGTIKENILLGKPDATDEEVALALERACLTEFVASLKDGVNTSIGERGMLLSGGQKQRVAIARAFLKDAPIVILDEATSALDNKSEGIVQQAIDNLMKDKTVFVIAHRLSTVKNANRIAVINEGELVELGTHEELMAISNGKYRTLYNMQFKDSVTESENVA